In Flavobacterium gelatinilyticum, a genomic segment contains:
- a CDS encoding thioredoxin family protein — protein sequence MTKKLLILLFFLGSFFMQAQTLAWRTNMTDAIAISNEQNKPMLILFTASGVPENLQNEIFKTPDFAVWSRDNVVLVKLDLSDINASDGDKEQNVRLKNAFGVQDLPEVCYAVASVRKNKTTFSALGKIAYKPGGAKAWIAESNNILHPSE from the coding sequence ATGACTAAAAAATTACTTATCCTACTGTTTTTTTTAGGTTCATTTTTCATGCAGGCACAAACCTTAGCCTGGAGAACGAATATGACTGATGCAATTGCCATCAGTAATGAACAAAATAAACCAATGTTGATTTTATTCACTGCCTCAGGTGTACCGGAAAATCTTCAAAATGAAATCTTCAAAACGCCGGACTTTGCTGTTTGGTCAAGAGATAATGTAGTTCTTGTAAAACTGGATTTGTCTGATATAAATGCTTCAGATGGAGACAAAGAACAAAACGTTAGATTAAAAAATGCATTTGGAGTTCAGGATCTTCCTGAAGTTTGTTATGCAGTTGCTTCTGTGAGAAAAAACAAAACGACATTTAGTGCTCTTGGAAAAATAGCCTATAAACCGGGTGGAGCAAAAGCCTGGATTGCAGAATCGAATAATATTTTGCATCCAAGCGAATAA
- a CDS encoding thioredoxin family protein, whose protein sequence is MSRNLLILLFLLVSFVMKSQNLEWKTNMTDAITQSNEERKPMLILFTSSNAPDNLQNEIFKTSEFEKWSRRNVILVRLDLSDNAIASEVREQNIMLKNAFGIVNLPEVCFANAVTRKGKTNFNTLGKTSYNPAGVKAWIAASDLILNPE, encoded by the coding sequence ATGAGCCGAAATCTACTTATCCTACTATTTTTATTGGTATCCTTTGTGATGAAATCCCAGAACCTGGAATGGAAAACAAATATGACAGATGCTATTACGCAAAGCAACGAAGAGAGAAAACCAATGCTGATTTTATTTACATCATCAAATGCTCCCGATAATTTGCAAAATGAAATCTTTAAAACGTCGGAATTTGAAAAATGGTCACGCAGAAATGTTATTTTAGTTCGACTTGATTTATCTGATAATGCTATTGCAAGTGAAGTAAGAGAGCAGAATATTATGCTGAAAAATGCTTTCGGAATTGTAAATCTGCCTGAAGTCTGCTTTGCGAATGCAGTAACGCGTAAAGGAAAAACAAATTTCAATACACTGGGAAAAACGTCGTATAATCCGGCCGGAGTAAAGGCCTGGATTGCAGCTTCTGATTTAATCTTGAATCCGGAATAA